In one Phycisphaeraceae bacterium genomic region, the following are encoded:
- a CDS encoding prepilin-type N-terminal cleavage/methylation domain-containing protein, with protein sequence MLNRRCHQFRNDAFTLIEMLVVVSIIALLIALLLPALQKARVTAQAVSCAARERQFHVWIEQFRSDTNWYPVNVTWASNPTYTKPNGSGQWDGNFVDEMQAYMGGGGSDPYAASYYVGTLGDTSWTNSARKNFFLCPGMNYQPPSALDYAYIVSLNYISWGWKLDNYCMTSFFGLGNLSSQPQLWFPKKSDNFGRISPSQLAMMGEIYSASSYFGYYWVGPYVAPHHNASNLLLADGHVGTFDRKTMDAMGGSQFKFYPSVWP encoded by the coding sequence ATGCTGAACAGGCGATGCCATCAATTCCGAAACGATGCCTTCACACTTATTGAGATGCTGGTGGTTGTCTCGATCATTGCGCTGTTGATCGCCCTGTTGCTGCCGGCATTACAAAAAGCCCGCGTCACTGCGCAGGCGGTTTCCTGCGCTGCACGCGAACGGCAATTTCACGTTTGGATCGAGCAATTCCGCAGCGATACCAACTGGTATCCGGTAAACGTAACCTGGGCGTCGAATCCAACCTACACAAAGCCCAATGGATCGGGTCAGTGGGACGGGAATTTTGTGGATGAAATGCAGGCCTACATGGGTGGCGGCGGGTCCGACCCGTATGCTGCGTCTTACTACGTCGGCACACTGGGTGACACCTCATGGACCAATTCTGCAAGAAAAAACTTCTTCCTCTGCCCCGGCATGAACTACCAGCCGCCCAGCGCTTTGGACTACGCCTACATCGTCAGTCTCAACTATATTTCCTGGGGTTGGAAACTCGATAATTACTGCATGACGTCTTTCTTTGGACTGGGTAATCTCTCAAGTCAACCCCAGCTCTGGTTTCCCAAGAAATCCGATAACTTTGGTCGTATCTCGCCTTCACAACTGGCCATGATGGGCGAAATCTATTCCGCATCGTCTTATTTTGGATACTACTGGGTCGGTCCTTACGTTGCTCCGCATCACAACGCGAGCAATTTACTTCTAGCAGATGGTCATGTTGGCACCTTTGATCGAAAGACGATGGATGCCA